Genomic segment of Streptomyces sp. NA02950:
CCCGCCCGGAAGTTCCGCCACTTCCACGCAGGCCCCTTCCGCGTTGCTCTTCCGGCTCTTGATCCACTTCACGCAAGTGATCGAGCTGGCAGGGACGCCGTTGACGAAGTGTTCCACCGTGACCTCTTTCGCCATGCCGTTCGAATATCACCCTCCGGGGCCGGTGCCAGAGCTGACGAAATGCCGTCATCCGCAAGCGCTCCCCGCATGCGTGAGATTTCACCTGCAATTGCACGGAGGGTGGGGTAGTCGGAATACTAGCCTCACCAGCCCGCTTCTGAAGTCCCCCGAAAGAGTGTTCACGTCACCGCCAGGGAAGCTGGCCGAGCATCGCTTGAGAGGACACGGTGGCCCCCCGCAGCGACTCCCCTCGCTCTCCGCAGACTCGACCCGCTCCCTTCGACTGGGGACTGGCCATGGGACTCGGAGTCCCTCACTTCTCCGCCTGCCGCTTCACCGGAGATCCCCAGTGCCTGTACCGGGTCCGCCGCTTCACCCACCGCACACTCAAACTCTGGGGGCGTCGCTCGTGCGCTGAGGACACCACCACCGTCGCCAGCGAGCTCGTCACCAACGCACTGCGCCACGCCCTCAAAAACCGGCCCGACGGCAACGGATGGCTCGGCCTGATGAACCACCCCGACGCCATCATCTGCGCCGTACACGACCCCAGCCTCGACCGGCCCGTCTCACACCCAGCAACACTCCACGACACCAAAGGCCGCGGACTGATCATCATCGACATCCTCAGCCACGACTGGGGATACGCACT
This window contains:
- a CDS encoding ATP-binding protein, whose amino-acid sequence is MGLGVPHFSACRFTGDPQCLYRVRRFTHRTLKLWGRRSCAEDTTTVASELVTNALRHALKNRPDGNGWLGLMNHPDAIICAVHDPSLDRPVSHPATLHDTKGRGLIIIDILSHDWGYALHGDSGKTVWALLPT
- a CDS encoding DUF397 domain-containing protein, which translates into the protein MAKEVTVEHFVNGVPASSITCVKWIKSRKSNAEGACVEVAELPGGGVAMRNSRHPDGPALVYTRAELAAFVAGAKSGDFDHMTA